The genomic stretch TTCGATGAATGGGTTCGCATCGAAGCAGTGGGCTTCTCGGGTGGTATTTGGGTTCTATGGAATCTGCCTCTCAAGGTAGTTGTCATGAACAAACACTCACAGTTTATTAACCTACAGGTTGAAGAACAAAACGTAACCCCATGGGCACTAACGGTAGTGTATGGCAGTCCAAATATGGCTCTGCGTAGAGATCTATTTGCTAACCTCTCTTTTCAGGACCTCAACCCCCTATCTCAGTGGCTGGTGTGTGGGGATTTCAACTCCGCGGTCAGCATAAATGAGACAAGCAATACGAATCATTTCAATTTTGCAAGATGTTCAGATTTTAGAAGTTGGATCTTTCGTGAAAGCTTGGTGGACTTGGGCTATACTGGTGCGAAGTTCACATGGATGAGGGGGATCAATTCAAGCACATTTAAAGGAGCACGCCTAGATCGAGCCTTATGCAATACACAATGGAGAATCAATTACCCGGAAGCTATTGTGAATCATCTGCCAATGGCCAACTCAGATCACTCACCACTTGTGATTACAACGACTCCTCGGAGCAAAGCCGGCGGCCCTGCGAGATTCAGATTCAATATGGCGTGGTCAATGCATAAGGATTTTTTGAACTGTATTCGGAATGCATGGATCCCAGACAGAGAGCTGGAAGTGAATAAAACGTCAGTGGCCAAAGCACTAACAGCATGGAACACCAACACATTTGGAAACGTTTTCCAAAGGAAAAAACAATTACTGGCCAGGATAAGGGGAATACAGAAAAGCCTCTCCCAACGAGCTACCACTAATCTCATAAAACTCGAAAGGAGACTGAGGAATCAACTCGATGATGCACTACTTCAAGAAGAAATAATCTGGTATCAGCGTTCAAGGGAGGAGTGGTTGAGGTCAGGTGACAACAACACACGATATTACCACACGGCTACAGCGGTGAACAAGAATAGAACCAAAGTGAAAAGACTAAAAACGGACAATGAAGTTTGGCTGTCAGATAGAAACTTACTACTCGATCACATTCAAGAACACTTTACTGCATTattttcagaagttcatatcagaAGTCCCAATATTTTAGCTCATGGCCAGTACCCCACTCTAACTGCTCAGGATTGGCAAGAAGTGAACAACCCTTTCAAGCCAGAGGAAATAAAGCAAGCATTATTTGAAATGGATCCATGCAAAGCCCCAGGCCCAGATGGATTTACAGCAGGTTTCTATCAGAAAGCATGGGATGTAGTTGGAAAAGACCTAACCGACTttgctttgaattttttttaacacagGTATACTGCCCCCAGGAACCAACGATACTATCATATCACTAATACCAAAGGTTGCAAATCCAGAATCGGTTAAACAATTACGCCCAATTGGCCTCTGCAACGTTGTATACAAGTTAGTGACCAAGACAATGGCATCCCGGCTAAGGGGGATTTCAAAGAAGCTAGTAGGTCCTCACCAAACAAGTTTTGTGCTGGGCAGGCAAATTGCAGACAACATTATAGTACTCCAGGAGGTCCTCAACTCAATGAGAACTAGGAAAGCGAAAGTGGGATGGATGATTATGAAAATTAGAACTAGGAAAGCGAAAGTGGGATGGATGATTATGAAAATTGATCTGGAGAAGGCATATGACAAGCTGGCCTGGAGCTTCATCGAGGAGTCACTATCCGAGATAGGCTTCAACACAGTCTGGAGAAGAAATATTATGGAGTGCATAACAACCTCAAGATTAGCGATCAATTGGGAAGGACAGCTCTCAGAATGGTTCAACCCAAGGAGGGGAATTAGACAGGGAGACCCATTATCACCCTTACTCTTTGTTTTATGTATAGAAAGATTTAGTCACTTGATTTTAGACTCTGTTAATACTGGTAGGTGGAAAGGAATCAAAATATCCAGACATGGACCGCAACTAACACATTTATTGCTTGCAGATGATATGGTGCTATTTGGTGAAGCAACATTGGAACAAGCTGAGGAGGAAGAAATGTTTTGGAGTATTTTGTGAGTAGTCAGGTCAAAAAGTTAATACTCAGAAATCTGCTCTTTACTTCTCCAACAAAACTCAAGAGGAGCTGCAACAGAGCATTGTCGACTTAACAGGGATTCCCAAAGTGGGAGATCTTGGAAGATACTTAGGTGTCCCTTCAGTACATGGAAGGTTGAAAAAAGAATCGTTTGCCAGTCTCATTGAGAAGATGCACCAGAGGCTAGCGGGGTGGAGGTCGAAAACCCTCTCCTTGGCCGGGATGTTAGTCCTCACCCAGTCAGTCCTGTCAGCTATACCCTACTATCTGATGCAGACCACAGCGCTGCCAGCAGGAGTGATCAGCGAAATGGAACAGCTGATAAGGAATTTTTTATGGGGAAGCTCTCCTAATGCAAGAAAATGTCATCTAGTTAATTGGGATACAATCACCAAAAGCAAATCTGAGGGTGGACTAGGACTGCGCAAATTAGATAAGATGAACGAGGCATTCCTAGCAAAACTCGGGTGGCGACTCATGCAAAACGAAGACAGCCTATGGACTCAGGTTCTGAAAGCAAAATACGCAATCACCTCTTTGGATTGCACGACATGGAGACCAAAGGCTAACATGTCCTTTGTCTGGAAGGGGATCCTAAAAGCAACAACTACACTACAAAGAGGCTGTGCGAAATTAGTCAGAAATGGGCAAAGCACTATGTTTTGGACTGATAGATGGCTTGGCTAGCGTCCCCTCATATACCATGCTACCTCCACAATTACTCTAGTAGACCGATACAGAGTAGTAAATTCTTACTGGAGTAAAGATCACGGATGGAATTGGGAAGAGCTGCAGGACGTCCTCCCAGAAGCATCACGGAACGAACTAGCGGCCACCATAATCATCGATGATGCCGAAGCACAGGACTCAATTGTTTGGAGACATGGGACATCCGAAGTGTTTTCTGTAAGCTCAGCTTACGACTTGGCATCGAACTACTCCACCACGTTTGAGGCAGCAAAGTGGAACGCGGTATGGAAGTTGAAGGTTCCAAAGAGAACCAAAATCTTCATATGGCTGGCCCATCATGAGAGAATAATGACAAATAGTTTGAGGGCAAGGAGGGGAATGACAGAGAACACCAACTGCTGGCTTTGCAGAGATGAAGTGGAAGACACTGATCACGTTTTGCGCAAGTGCCCGGCTGCTGATACAGTATGGTCCAGATTACTACCTACATTTTACTGGCAGACAAAGAATCTACCATTTAAGGATTGGTTAGACAGAGGAATAGCCAATAAAGGCAACCAACTCAGGCCAGAGAACGAAAATATCCTATTTGCAGTGGCTatttggtggatttggaagtggAGAAACGATGTAATTTTCAACAACTCCAATCAACCACTCAGATCAAAATTAGGATGGATCAAAGCTCAGACAGAGGAGATATATACTGCCCTTTCGAAAACCAAAAGCCAGAGGTATACCCTACATTCTTACAGATGGGAAGAGTTGAGGTGGTCAAAACCAGTTGAAGGATCGACCAAGCTCAATTTCGACGGCTCAGTAGAAGTTGCAACGGGCAAAGCAGCCTGTGGAGGAGTGATAAGAGATCATAAAGGGATGTGGCTGGGAGGCTTCACATATGCTATTGGTATTTGTTCCCCATTGCAAGCAGACTTCACATATGCTATTGGTATTTGTTCCCCATTGCAAGCAGAAGCGTGGGCTTTGATTGGTATTTGTTCCCCATTGCAAGCAGAAGCGTGGGCTTTGCTCAAGAGCATTCAGTTGGCCAACTTTTTGGGTTATAGGAGAGCTATTTTTGAAGGTGATTCTCACGAACTGGTTAGTATGTTCAATGAAGGTTCAGCCTCCATAGGGGCTGTATGCAACATCATCAAAGCATGCAGACAGGAACTGACTAAGCTCCAAGAATGGGAAATCAACGTTATTCCACGCGAAATCAATACTCTAGCTGATTACCTGGCTAAGAAGGCAAGAGAGTGTCCAAGGGGTTTTACACACCTACGTGAACCTCCTAACGAGATTCTGGATATTCTAGAACTAGACAGTGCAGGTTTCCCATGTTGGAGACTGATGATTAGTAATAACTAAGGAATATGTACATATGGGTTTCCcccttctaaaaaaaaaaaaaatttaattaatttagattCAAATTGTTACCTATTCTGTATTCTCAACGTATTTTCCTCCGtttgtaaaattaaaacattttttctttttaattaataattacgtTTTTTCAACTTATAAATAAagcattttcattttatttataaaagtcTATATTCATTGTCCAAAAATACATTCTAAGTGAAATTCGTTTTATAACTCTAGTCCGTAAAATACCATAATGAGGGAAACTAACTTAGGTTGCTCATTGCTGACTTGCTCAAaccaataaaatcaataaacaactcttgtaaaaatttaaatttaaaacgtTATGGTTAAAGTATTCTCACCGCaggagttatttttaaaaattaattaataatcagTTCATTTTTGAGTACAATAATCAATTCATTTATTCATCAAATAACAGAGATTAGAACAGTATAAAATAAACATCACTTGAGTAGCCACTTGCAAAACATCCTTTTCACAGCACTTTCCCCTTTctgtcttcttctttcttctttcattTCCCTAACGCTTTTACTTTCTGTTCTGTTATTTCTTAAATCTCAATCGAACACTCAAAATTCATCTCAATCAAGCTTCCTTCTGTATCCTCTCAGCTCAGCCATGGCTTCGCCTGTTCAAGAAGGTAcagaatttgtttattttattttattctgttTTTGTGTATCTATGGGTCTGTGATTGTTCTTGGTTTCATCAGCATCTCGAGCATGAGTGTTTCCGTTTTATTTTATGAGTATATTATTCTCGAAGCTGTAGATGAATTTTGTGATGATCTGACTCTGTAAACTCCAGTGTTTGAGAGATGTGAAAAGAGTAGAAACTTTGAGGTGGAAAAGAAAGTCAAATTTGTTTTGAAATTAGGTTACTTGATAACTTGATACATGACTATGGTGAAACTTTGGATGCTTTAAGTCTTAGCATATTTAGTGAGCTGGGAATCCTATTTCCAGGATTTAAAGAAATTGTTATCCAGGTGAAACTATAATAACCAAGGAGGAATAGAGAGCTGGGGGGGTGGAGAAAGAGGAAAAAGATTGGGATTTTTGCTTAAAGAAAAGGCAATATTTATCAGTTGTGGAATCCAGATTGATACATCTGATCAATGATTCACTGTTTGTTGATCAATATTAAGGAGCAGCTGTTAATAATTTGGTTATTAGTttagtgtatgtgtatgtggATACATGGAAGAGCACATTTATGATTCTACAGCCAAAGGTCAAATATGGGGGAGGagctttaaattttatttttcgaaCTTCTTTTGATGTAAAGTTAGCTTTTTCTAGAGTGTTGACTAATTAAAGAGAATCTGATATATGCAACAGGTGAAATAGACTTAGAGAAAGGCTTGATTAGTCCAGCAACCAGCCAAAATTCTTTGTTTGAGCCATCGCCAGCCCCATCTCCATCCTCGGCAACAGCACCTGCTCTAGTGCTTTCAAATTCTGGTAAACGAATTGATCAAGCAGGGAAAAAGAAATATGTGAAACAAGTGACGGGCAGGCACAATGATACGGAGCTTCACTTGGCTGCTCAAAAAGGTGATCTTGCAGCGGTGAAGCAAATACTTGATGATATTGATTCTCAAATGGTTGGGATGCTGAGTGGAGCAGAATTTGACAGAGAGGTAGCAGAGATTAGGGAATCTGTCGTGAATGAGGTGAATGAATTAGGAGAGACAGCATTGTTTACAGCAGCTGATAAGGGGCATCTTGAAGTGGTAAAAGAATTGTTGAAGTACTCAACTAAGGAAACTCTCACTAAGAAGAACCGATCACTatttgatcctttgcatatagCTGCAAGTCAAGGACATCATGGTAATGATTTGAGCTTTCTTCATGATTTaattcctttatatatatattaaaacaaaattctGTTCCTCCTTggtcctatttttttttttttttttcaaaaggtATCTTTTGCCAGAGCTTATTTTAATAAATCAACTATCCTAATTTTTATCTGTGTTATAATCACTCATTTACTGCAGCCATCGTGCAAGTACTATTGGACCATGATCCTGAACTAAGTAAAACAGTTGGCCCTTCAAATGCTACCCCCCTTATAACGGCAGCATCAAGAGGACACACTGCTGTGGTCAATGAATTGCTTGTAAAGGATTGTACCTTGGTTGAAATTGCCAGATCCAATGGGAAGAATGCATTGCATTTAGCTGCCAGGCAAGGGCATGTGGAAATTGTCAAGGCCTTGCTTGAAAAAGATCCACAACTAGCAAGAAGGACAGACAAGAAAGGGCAGACAGCATTGCAAATGGCTGTGAAAGGGGTTAACGTTGAGGTGGTAAAATTGCTTCTTAATGCTGATGCAGCAATTGTTATGCTGCCAGACAAGAATGGAAATACAGCATTACATGTAGCCACCAGGAAAAAGCGTGTGCTGGTATGCTTTGCATAGCATTCTTGTTGttatcttctctctctctctgtttgTTGTGGGTAGGGTTAGGTAGGGGGCAGGTGTATGCTTTTTGTTCCAACTCAAGGTCTCTATACTCCGTTGGGTGTTATCAAATATAGTTTCCCAGTAGTCTGTTCtcacaattaaaatttgaaagccAATTTTTGTTTACCATCTTATCCAACAATGATGCTTAACCTAActggaaaaagaaaacattgtGTTCATAATTCCTTCACATGTCTTAGATGTAGTTTTCCAGTATTCTGTtctcattattaatattttaaagccTATTTGTATATATCatcttatttctttattttcatctCCAAATATTAAACTACCAACTCTTACTAGAGATACATAGTCGCAAACACATCTGATATAAAATGAATAATCATTTGAGAACTTCCACTTGCAGATAGTCGATGAGTTACTGCGACTGCCTGACATGAATGTCAATGCACTGACCAGAGATCACAAAACAGCTCTTGACATTGTTGAAGATTTTCCCCTTTCTGAAGAATCCACATTGATAAAGGAGAGCCTTTGCCGTTATGGTGCCGTTAGGGCCAATGAGTTGAACCAACCAAGAGATGAGTTAAGGAACACCGttactcaaatcaagaaagatATCCATATCCAGCTGGAACAAACTAAGCGGACAAACAAAAATGTCCATGGAATTGCTAAAGAGCTCAGAAAACTTCATCGGGAAGGGATCAACAATGCCACAAATTCTGTGACCGTGGTAGCTGTGCTTTTTGCAACGGTTGCCTTTGCGGCTATTTTTACTGTGCCTGGTGGAGATGATGATTATGGGATGGCAGTGGCTGTGACCTACACTTCTTTCcaaattttcttcatcttcaatgcCGTTGCACTTTTCACCTCTCTTGCTGTTGTCGTAGTTCAGATTACATTGGTTAGAGGCGAGACAAAGGCTGAAAGGAGAGTGATAGAGATTATAAACAAGTTGATGTGGCTGGCTTCTGTGTGTACTTCAGTAGCATTCATGGCCTCGTCTTATATAGTGGTCGGGCGCAAATTTGAGTGGGCTGCTATCTTGGTTACGGTAGTAGGTGGCAGTATAATGGCCGGGGTTCTTGGAACCATGACATATTATGTCGTGAGGTCTAGGAGAATCAGGTCGACGAGGAAAAAAGAGAAGCACGCAAGGAGTGGCTCCAACTCATGGCTTCCCTCTGAGTTGTCTAACTCAGATATTGACAGGATTTATGCCATCTGATCTGAGAAGCTCAAGATGAAGAGGGACTTAATGGCAACAATTGAAGTAAAATCATAGGAATTTAAGAATGTgttctgtctcaactaaaagtctaactGATAGTGAGgctacacatttatatttaatatattatatgctcgaAAATAGAGAGGGAAACATGAAGGATCCACCCTCCTTGGCTTTTCTGATCAATTAGCCCATAACATGTTTAGCTGCTTCCTGTTTGGTGGAGTGGAGGAGATGATCAGTTGTTGCTTTCTGTTAACTCTTCTAATTTCAGAGGATTTCCTTCAGAACCTGCACCGAGGAGGCGAGGAGGCAGGAATGAAACATATTGCCAGATTAGCTAATATTTACTGTCAAGTTACAAACTTggaaaatatgtatattttgtttGAAATCATGGTCTCATGATTCATGAATGCAATTCTACCTTTGAAATCTGAAGATTGTGTAAAAATTGCAAATCCCTTGGAGTTGAACATCTTTTTCTATTGGTATATATTACTGGCATCGGCATTTTACAAAATCAGACTACTCAATAGTCAATCGAATGGGATTAGATCATGTGATCTTCTCTCAAAAGAGCCACAAAGTACCATTTGAGCTGTGCTTCTCTCAAAAGAGGTAAAGGTACCATTTTTGGAGCTGTGCTTAGTATGTaaagtaacaatttttttttggttgaagtAACATCTTtcaaccaaaaaagaaaaagaattcatCAAAAATAGTCTTTTAATTGTgtaaaattttacttattttaattattggtAAATTACATTAACAACTAAATTCagtaaatttttaaacaattaaaagactactttaataaaattgataataacTAATTTCAAAATTATGACATAATCTAAATTATTGTAGATATTATCTCCTTCAAAGAAATTAACTTTAggtaattaaaaaagagataataaTAAAACACTGAAACTGAGAAGACAGAAGTGAAGAAGGCCGTAAAGCAAAAAGTTTTCGCGCGAAGGAGAATCTGGTATTCTAGTTTGTTCGAGATGGTTAGAATTCAGGTGAAGCACGGCGGCGGGAGTGAGTTTCTGTACGATACTGAATCCACTTCGTCAGTGGAGGAAATCGCCAAAGACGTAACAGAAATTGCAAACCTTCAATCGAAGATTGAGCGTCTCTCTCTCCAGCTTGAACCTCATCTCTCTCCACTTCTTCACAGCGATTCGAAAGGttatttttgttcatttattttatttttattttttgtttttgtttttgttctcgTTTTGTTTAGCTTTCTCAACTTGAAGTAATCAATTCGTAATGCAGTGATGGCTCTCGCTCGAGCTCTCTCAGAAGCCAGGTCCTACGCTTCCAAGGTTTCTGTTTCTTTCTTCATACGCATACTCAAGTTCAGAGTAGACATGATTATCAGCTcagtatatatgaatataacttgTAGTATTTTGTATGAATAGCTATATGTTGTGTGCTTTAATTACTAAAGAATATATACTTGGATGTGTTAACTGAGATTGATGCATGCAGAAATATCTATAcggtaataaatatttaattttgacaatTGGTTTTCACcgtgattatttttattaaattcaaTGTGATTCATTGCATTGATATATGTTCTTTTATTTGTTCTAAACTTGTTGAGATGGACAACAGAATCAGGTTATACATAACAAGCCTTTATCTATTTACGTGTTAAGAGACCACATAAGGAGTGTTGAGAATGCATTTGCGGAAGCATATTCTCTATTTGGATTTTCAAATGGCAGCTTACAGAATTTATTTCCaggtattttttttcataatcacTTCCATTAACCAAGTTTCCCATCTTAATTCTGTTGGAATTTAGTGTAAAATTTACTTCCCTCTGTgcattaaaaaattgtttgtaGAGCATTTATCAGCAAAAAAACTATTAAGTTCTCAAGAAAGCTAATGAGAAAATTTACTATGAGAttaaatcaatattaattctccACTTTCCTTCTCTTCAGAAAGTGGAGTATTTGGAATTAGACATTGCCTTAGTTTGAATTTGTTCTTGTCAAAATAGATCTGGAGAGT from Ipomoea triloba cultivar NCNSP0323 chromosome 12, ASM357664v1 encodes the following:
- the LOC115999567 gene encoding uncharacterized protein LOC115999567, producing the protein MNDTETEYAQGNNIPVAPFNSTPKNLPRIRTSPQTQQTQRVTNQERTPQPQNLRQPQPSGRGAHGNRGGRGGAPRRAAAESEHTIVRGSRLGKQITNTVVHNQCDIPESSYRTDMDYELLGDPPNVPRGSSSRPNDVDATMSDETGVGQGAVSRTFRRTLKQYCRDFSSNIICLLEPKTSGNQANNICFGLGFDEWVRIEAVGFSGGIWVLWNLPLKVVVMNKHSQFINLQVEEQNVTPWALTVVYGSPNMALRRDLFANLSFQDLNPLSQWLVCGDFNSAVSINETSNTNHFNFARCSDFRSWIFRESLVDLGYTGAKFTWMRGINSSTFKGARLDRALCNTQWRINYPEAIVNHLPMANSDHSPLVITTTPRSKAGGPARFRFNMAWSMHKDFLNCIRNAWIPDRELEVNKTSVAKALTAWNTNTFGNVFQRKKQLLARIRGIQKSLSQRATTNLIKLERRLRNQLDDALLQEEIIWYQRSREEWLRSGDNNTRYYHTATAVNKNRTKVKRLKTDNEVWLSDRNLLLDHIQEHFTALFSEVHIRSPNILAHGQYPTLTAQDWQEVNNPFKPEEIKQALFEMDPCKAPGPDGFTAGILPPGTNDTIISLIPKVANPESVKQLRPIGLCNVVYKLVTKTMASRLRGISKKLVGPHQTSFVLGRQIADNIIVLQEVLNSMRTRKAKVGWMIMKIRTRKAKVGWMIMKIDLEKAYDKLAWSFIEESLSEIGFNTKSALYFSNKTQEELQQSIVDLTGIPKVGDLGRYLGVPSVHGRLKKESFASLIEKMHQRLAGWRSKTLSLAGMLVLTQSVLSAIPYYLMQTTALPAGVISEMEQLIRNFLWGSSPNARKCHLVNWDTITKSKSEGGLGLRKLDKMNEAFLAKLGWRLMQNEDSLWTQRPLIYHATSTITLVDRYRVVNSYWSKDHGWNWEELQDVLPEASRNELAATIIIDDAEAQDSIVWRHGTSEVFSVSSAYDLASNYSTTFEAAKWNAVWKLKVPKRTKIFIWLAHHERIMTNSLRARRGMTENTNCWLCRDEVEDTDHVLRKCPAADTVWSRLLPTFYWQTKNLPFKDWLDRGIANKGNQLRPENENILFAVAIWWIWKWRNDMGRVEVVKTS
- the LOC115999214 gene encoding ankyrin repeat-containing protein ITN1-like, coding for MASPVQEGEIDLEKGLISPATSQNSLFEPSPAPSPSSATAPALVLSNSGKRIDQAGKKKYVKQVTGRHNDTELHLAAQKGDLAAVKQILDDIDSQMVGMLSGAEFDREVAEIRESVVNEVNELGETALFTAADKGHLEVVKELLKYSTKETLTKKNRSLFDPLHIAASQGHHAIVQVLLDHDPELSKTVGPSNATPLITAASRGHTAVVNELLVKDCTLVEIARSNGKNALHLAARQGHVEIVKALLEKDPQLARRTDKKGQTALQMAVKGVNVEVVKLLLNADAAIVMLPDKNGNTALHVATRKKRVLIVDELLRLPDMNVNALTRDHKTALDIVEDFPLSEESTLIKESLCRYGAVRANELNQPRDELRNTVTQIKKDIHIQLEQTKRTNKNVHGIAKELRKLHREGINNATNSVTVVAVLFATVAFAAIFTVPGGDDDYGMAVAVTYTSFQIFFIFNAVALFTSLAVVVVQITLVRGETKAERRVIEIINKLMWLASVCTSVAFMASSYIVVGRKFEWAAILVTVVGGSIMAGVLGTMTYYVVRSRRIRSTRKKEKHARSGSNSWLPSELSNSDIDRIYAI
- the LOC116000065 gene encoding cilia- and flagella-associated protein 298-A-like encodes the protein MVRIQVKHGGGSEFLYDTESTSSVEEIAKDVTEIANLQSKIERLSLQLEPHLSPLLHSDSKVMALARALSEARSYASKNQVIHNKPLSIYVLRDHIRSVENAFAEAYSLFGFSNGSLQNLFPDLELIQERTIQLWWAGKELEKGKKLCDYIGKNEKTKVVIRLQSPMISPASITGGESSCK